The Pontibacter pudoricolor genome contains a region encoding:
- a CDS encoding amidohydrolase has protein sequence MKKTLRTFAAAMLLSSTLLSSCTSTQTATETADLIVYNGTVYTVNDAFDKAEAFAVKDGKIVAVGSSDEIRNKYKATETLDAKGKAIYPGFNDAHAHFYRYGLSLQSADLVGTESFKEVVQKVTQQREKFPDTDWITGRGWDQNDWAVKEFPTKDTLDALFPNTPIILTRVDGHAAIVNQKALDLAGIKPTTKMVGGLVEVENGKMTGILIDNAIDLVSAKIPEPDVQEQRKALVNAQQNCFAVGLTSLADAGLDKSTADLMDAMHKSGDLQMRVYVMLNPTKPNLDYYLKNGIYKTDRLNVRSFKIYGDGALGSRGAALIKPYHDKAGHYGFLLATEKEFRDIAATLAKSDFQMNTHAIGDSTNRLLLDIYGEALGGKNDKRWRIEHSQIVNPADMAKFGNYNIVPSVQPTHATSDMYWAGDRLGKERMPHAYPFKELLQQNGWLPLGSDFPVEHINPLYTFHAAVARQDAKNWPDGGFQMENALTREEALRGMTIWAAKAAFEENEKGTIEPGKFADFVILEDDLMTVAPEKMRDLQVLYTYVDGKLVYKK, from the coding sequence ATGAAAAAAACCTTACGCACCTTTGCTGCAGCCATGCTGCTCAGCTCTACCCTGCTCAGCAGCTGTACCAGCACCCAAACAGCTACCGAAACCGCCGACCTTATCGTTTACAACGGTACGGTTTATACAGTTAATGACGCTTTCGATAAGGCCGAAGCCTTTGCTGTGAAAGATGGTAAGATTGTGGCTGTAGGCTCATCAGATGAGATCAGAAACAAGTATAAGGCCACCGAAACACTTGATGCAAAAGGGAAGGCTATTTACCCGGGCTTTAACGATGCTCATGCCCACTTTTACCGCTATGGTTTGTCGTTGCAGTCGGCAGATCTGGTAGGTACTGAGTCGTTTAAGGAAGTAGTGCAGAAGGTAACGCAACAGCGCGAAAAGTTCCCGGATACTGACTGGATTACCGGCCGCGGCTGGGACCAGAACGATTGGGCTGTCAAGGAATTCCCGACAAAAGACACACTGGATGCGCTTTTCCCGAATACACCGATCATCCTTACCCGCGTAGATGGGCACGCAGCTATAGTTAACCAGAAAGCGCTGGACTTAGCAGGTATAAAACCAACTACTAAAATGGTAGGTGGCCTTGTAGAAGTAGAGAACGGTAAAATGACCGGTATTCTTATTGACAATGCCATTGATCTGGTATCAGCTAAAATTCCGGAGCCCGATGTACAGGAGCAGCGCAAGGCGTTAGTTAACGCACAGCAGAACTGCTTCGCGGTTGGCCTGACCTCGCTGGCAGATGCAGGCCTTGATAAAAGTACTGCCGATCTGATGGATGCCATGCACAAAAGCGGCGACCTGCAGATGCGTGTGTACGTAATGCTGAACCCAACCAAACCGAACCTGGACTACTACCTGAAGAACGGCATCTATAAAACCGACAGGCTGAATGTGCGATCGTTTAAGATTTATGGTGATGGGGCTCTGGGCTCGCGTGGTGCAGCTTTAATAAAACCGTATCATGACAAAGCCGGACACTATGGTTTCCTGCTTGCTACTGAAAAAGAGTTCAGAGACATTGCCGCTACATTAGCAAAGTCTGACTTCCAGATGAACACACACGCTATCGGTGACTCTACCAACCGTCTGCTGCTGGATATTTATGGTGAAGCGCTGGGTGGTAAAAATGATAAACGATGGAGAATTGAGCACTCCCAGATCGTAAATCCTGCCGACATGGCTAAGTTTGGCAACTATAACATTGTGCCTTCAGTGCAGCCTACACATGCTACATCGGATATGTACTGGGCCGGCGACAGATTGGGTAAGGAGCGTATGCCGCATGCCTATCCGTTTAAAGAATTATTGCAGCAAAACGGCTGGCTCCCGCTGGGCAGCGATTTTCCGGTAGAGCATATTAACCCGCTTTACACGTTCCATGCAGCTGTTGCCCGCCAGGATGCCAAGAACTGGCCTGATGGTGGCTTTCAGATGGAGAATGCGCTTACGCGTGAGGAAGCACTCCGTGGCATGACGATCTGGGCAGCGAAAGCGGCTTTTGAAGAAAACGAAAAAGGAACTATAGAGCCAGGCAAGTTTGCTGATTTTGTGATTCTGGAAGATGACCTGATGACGGTTGCTCCCGAGAAGATGCGTGACCTGCAGGTGCTTTATACTTATGTAGATGGTAAGCTGGTTTACAAAAAGTAA
- a CDS encoding type I restriction enzyme HsdR N-terminal domain-containing protein — translation MEALNLPPFDHKVTKSGANYLIFDILRRKNIVLTPEEWVRQHFLHYLINNLGYPKSLISIERGTNYNKLQKRTDLCVYDNSGNPLMLIECKAAYVPVTQDVVKQVSVYNQTIKAKFVVITNGLVHYCWQIDFETRQFQPLQEIPVFNKL, via the coding sequence ATGGAAGCACTCAATCTGCCACCATTTGATCACAAAGTTACAAAATCCGGGGCGAATTATCTCATTTTTGATATACTGCGCCGGAAGAATATAGTTTTAACGCCCGAGGAATGGGTGCGCCAACACTTTCTGCACTATTTGATTAACAACCTGGGCTATCCTAAAAGCCTGATCAGCATAGAACGAGGCACCAACTACAACAAACTGCAAAAACGCACGGATTTATGTGTATACGATAATTCCGGAAACCCGCTTATGCTGATCGAGTGTAAAGCTGCCTACGTGCCTGTTACGCAGGATGTGGTAAAGCAGGTATCAGTGTATAACCAGACTATAAAAGCGAAATTTGTAGTAATTACCAATGGATTAGTGCATTACTGCTGGCAGATTGATTTTGAAACACGCCAGTTTCAGCCGTTACAGGAGATCCCGGTTTTTAATAAACTATAG
- a CDS encoding AMP nucleosidase — MKTKEEIVNDWLPRYTGVPLNEFGEYILLTNFINYVRMFADRFEVEMNGLDKPMQTATANNITIINFGMGSAMAATVMDLLSAIKPKAALFLGKCGGLKRKTQIGDLILPIAAIRGEGTSDDYLPPEIPALPSFRLQRAVSSMIKKHEMDYWTGTVYTTNRRVWEHDEDFKDYLRQIRAMGIDMETATIFTVGFINEIPHGALLLVSDNPMIPEGVKTSASDKLVTTSFVEKHLSIGIDSLIELQNSGESVKHMRFE; from the coding sequence ATGAAGACGAAAGAAGAGATCGTAAACGACTGGTTGCCCCGCTACACAGGCGTACCGCTCAATGAGTTTGGAGAATATATCCTGCTTACCAATTTTATAAATTATGTGCGCATGTTCGCCGACCGTTTTGAAGTAGAGATGAATGGTCTGGACAAGCCCATGCAGACAGCTACTGCCAATAACATTACCATCATTAACTTTGGTATGGGCAGCGCCATGGCGGCAACTGTAATGGATCTGTTATCTGCTATAAAGCCTAAAGCAGCTTTGTTTTTAGGTAAATGCGGTGGCCTGAAACGTAAAACGCAGATCGGTGACCTAATCCTTCCGATTGCGGCAATTCGTGGCGAAGGTACATCGGATGACTATTTACCTCCAGAAATCCCGGCATTGCCATCGTTCCGTTTGCAGCGAGCGGTGTCATCCATGATCAAAAAGCATGAGATGGACTACTGGACAGGCACTGTTTACACCACAAACCGCCGCGTGTGGGAGCATGACGAAGATTTCAAGGATTACCTGCGCCAGATTCGTGCTATGGGTATTGATATGGAAACGGCTACTATTTTTACAGTTGGTTTCATTAATGAGATTCCGCATGGTGCCTTATTGCTGGTTTCGGACAACCCGATGATACCGGAAGGTGTGAAAACATCTGCAAGTGATAAACTTGTAACAACTTCTTTTGTAGAAAAACACCTGAGTATAGGTATAGATTCTTTGATAGAACTTCAGAATTCAGGAGAGTCTGTAAAACACATGCGCTTCGAATAA
- a CDS encoding DUF1573 domain-containing protein codes for MRKNIYIIALLTLLLVSFGASAQGELTFEKETHDFGTIAEGTLASYEFKVKNVGDQPVVISNVQPSCGCTTPDWTKTPILPGKTGVIKAVYNSASRPGPFYKSILVVSNGKTPNTTIYIKGEVGPKDLKNGYTQEQKLMSPRLAVGSTIHSFGKLEKGQKATAKFIIKIQVGRTL; via the coding sequence ATGAGAAAAAACATATACATTATTGCGTTACTAACTTTGCTACTGGTTAGTTTTGGTGCAAGCGCACAAGGCGAGCTTACGTTTGAAAAGGAAACGCATGACTTTGGCACGATTGCAGAAGGAACCTTAGCCAGTTATGAGTTTAAGGTAAAGAACGTGGGAGATCAGCCGGTGGTTATTTCAAATGTGCAGCCATCGTGCGGGTGCACTACTCCCGACTGGACCAAAACGCCTATTTTGCCTGGAAAAACAGGTGTTATAAAAGCCGTTTATAACAGCGCAAGCCGCCCGGGACCGTTCTATAAGTCGATTTTGGTTGTTTCAAATGGCAAAACGCCTAACACTACCATCTACATAAAAGGTGAAGTTGGGCCAAAAGATTTGAAAAACGGTTATACGCAGGAACAAAAACTGATGTCGCCGCGTTTGGCAGTTGGAAGCACAATTCATAGCTTTGGAAAACTTGAAAAAGGACAAAAAGCTACAGCTAAATTTATCATAAAAATACAGGTCGGCAGGACCTTGTAG
- a CDS encoding alpha-ketoacid dehydrogenase subunit alpha/beta codes for MQTAEVSITQKLTAEEILQDYRIAWESRHASLAGRKEVFMGKAKFGIFGDGKEVAQLAMARFFQNGDFRSGYYRDQTFMFAIGELTLQQYFAQLYAHTDVEAEPSTAGRAMNGHFGTRSLDDEGNWKNLMEQKNSSSDISPTASQMPRLVGLAYASKLYRQNPELQHLQQFSVNGNEVAFGTIGNASTSEGMFFEAINAGGVLQVPMLVSVWDDGYGISVPAEYQTTKGSISEILAGFQRNAEGEQGYEIFKVKGWDYAALCETYETAVRVCREQHVPVLIHVEEVTQPQGHSTSGSHERYKSKERLDWEADFDCLKKMREWILANDISTTEQLDQIENEAKEAVRVARTNAWNAFDAGIKEDHAVALQLLDNLAADSKHITEIATITEELRKVTVPIRSDAVRAVRKALRYVRDERNAAKRELVGWLEQTIGENADRFNSYLYSQSEESALLVEEIKAEFDDNSPVVDGREVLQACFDAILARDPRVFAIGEDVGKIGDVNQAFAGLQEKYGELRVTDTGIRECTIIGQGIGAALRGLRPITEIQYLDYLLYAIQILSDDVACLQYRTKGGQKAPLIVRTRGHRLEGIWHSGSPIGMILNSIRGMHVLVPRDMTQAAGFYNTLLKADEPALVIECLNGYRLKERIPNNIAEFTVPLGKPEILKEGSDVTIVTYGSMCRIVMEAARQLEEFGISAEVIDVQTLLPFDIEHVITDSIKKTSRVLFTDEDVPGGASAFMMQQVVDEQGAWRWLDSKPQCLAAQAHRPPYGSDGDYFSKPNTEDVFEAVYDIMHEADPKTFPTIY; via the coding sequence ATGCAAACCGCTGAAGTATCTATAACTCAAAAATTAACTGCTGAAGAAATACTTCAGGATTACCGCATAGCCTGGGAAAGCCGCCACGCCAGCCTTGCAGGCCGCAAGGAAGTGTTCATGGGCAAAGCCAAGTTCGGTATCTTCGGAGATGGTAAAGAAGTAGCGCAGCTGGCTATGGCCAGGTTTTTTCAGAACGGCGATTTTCGTTCGGGCTACTACCGCGACCAGACCTTTATGTTTGCCATTGGCGAGCTTACATTGCAGCAATACTTTGCCCAACTATATGCTCATACCGATGTAGAAGCCGAGCCATCTACAGCCGGCCGCGCCATGAACGGCCACTTTGGCACACGTTCCCTGGATGATGAAGGTAACTGGAAGAATCTCATGGAGCAGAAAAACTCCAGCTCTGATATCTCGCCAACTGCCTCGCAAATGCCGCGCCTCGTTGGCCTGGCTTATGCCTCCAAACTATACCGCCAGAACCCGGAATTACAGCATTTACAGCAATTTTCGGTAAATGGTAACGAAGTAGCTTTCGGAACGATTGGCAATGCCTCAACATCGGAAGGGATGTTTTTTGAAGCCATAAATGCCGGCGGCGTACTGCAGGTGCCGATGCTGGTTTCGGTTTGGGACGATGGCTATGGTATTTCGGTGCCGGCTGAGTACCAGACAACCAAAGGAAGTATCTCTGAAATTTTAGCCGGTTTCCAGCGCAATGCAGAAGGGGAGCAGGGCTACGAAATATTTAAAGTAAAAGGCTGGGATTACGCCGCCCTTTGCGAGACCTATGAAACAGCCGTGCGTGTTTGCCGCGAGCAGCATGTACCGGTTCTGATCCATGTAGAAGAAGTGACGCAGCCACAAGGCCACTCTACTTCAGGTTCGCATGAACGCTACAAATCTAAAGAGAGACTAGACTGGGAGGCTGATTTCGACTGCCTTAAAAAAATGCGCGAATGGATACTGGCGAATGATATCTCTACAACCGAGCAACTGGACCAGATCGAGAACGAAGCAAAAGAAGCTGTTCGTGTGGCGCGTACCAATGCCTGGAATGCTTTTGACGCAGGCATAAAAGAAGATCATGCTGTAGCACTTCAGTTACTGGATAACCTGGCAGCTGACAGCAAGCATATCACTGAAATTGCAACTATAACAGAAGAGCTTCGCAAAGTAACGGTGCCTATCCGTAGCGATGCAGTTAGAGCGGTGCGTAAGGCCCTGCGTTATGTACGCGATGAGCGCAACGCTGCTAAACGCGAGCTGGTAGGTTGGCTGGAGCAAACTATAGGCGAGAATGCCGATCGTTTCAACTCTTATTTATACAGCCAGTCTGAAGAATCTGCTTTATTAGTTGAAGAAATAAAGGCTGAGTTTGATGATAATTCTCCGGTTGTGGACGGCCGCGAAGTATTACAGGCTTGCTTTGATGCGATACTTGCCCGCGACCCGCGCGTGTTTGCCATTGGCGAAGACGTGGGTAAAATAGGCGATGTAAACCAGGCTTTTGCCGGCTTACAGGAGAAGTATGGCGAACTGCGCGTTACCGATACTGGTATCCGTGAGTGTACCATCATTGGCCAGGGAATTGGTGCCGCATTACGCGGTCTTCGCCCGATCACTGAAATTCAGTACCTGGATTACCTGTTATATGCGATTCAGATCCTGTCTGATGACGTAGCATGTTTACAGTACCGTACCAAAGGTGGTCAGAAGGCGCCGCTTATAGTTCGTACCCGCGGTCACCGCCTGGAAGGTATCTGGCACTCAGGTTCCCCGATCGGTATGATTCTGAACAGCATTCGGGGCATGCACGTGCTTGTTCCGCGCGACATGACGCAGGCAGCAGGTTTCTATAATACCTTGCTGAAAGCGGATGAGCCGGCATTGGTAATTGAGTGCTTAAACGGTTACAGACTGAAAGAGCGCATTCCGAATAACATTGCTGAATTTACCGTACCGCTTGGCAAGCCGGAAATCCTGAAAGAAGGGTCGGATGTAACTATAGTTACCTATGGCTCGATGTGCCGCATTGTAATGGAAGCAGCACGCCAGTTAGAGGAATTCGGTATTTCAGCAGAAGTGATTGACGTACAGACGCTGTTACCTTTCGATATCGAGCATGTAATCACCGACTCTATCAAGAAAACGAGCCGCGTATTGTTTACCGATGAGGATGTACCAGGAGGCGCATCTGCCTTTATGATGCAGCAGGTGGTTGACGAGCAGGGAGCCTGGAGATGGCTGGACTCGAAGCCACAGTGCCTGGCAGCACAGGCGCACCGTCCGCCATATGGTTCTGATGGCGATTACTTCTCTAAGCCAAACACAGAGGATGTATTCGAAGCTGTTTACGACATTATGCACGAAGCTGATCCGAAAACATTCCCAACGATCTACTAA
- the ald gene encoding alanine dehydrogenase, with translation MIIGVPKEIKNNENRVGATPAGVNELVRNGHTVYVQATAGEGSGFADEDYANAGATILPTIAEVYAIAEMIVKVKEPIESEYSLIKDNQLLFTYFHFASHEPLTKAMIERNAVCLAYETVERPDRSLPLLVPMSEVAGRMSIQEGAKYLEKPLKGRGILLGGVPGVRPAQVLILGGGVVGTNAAKMAAGMGADVTILDTNLARLRYLDDVLPANVTTQMSNGYVIRELVKTHDLIIGAVLIPGAKAPNLITRDMLKTMKPGTVLVDVAVDQGGCIETCKPTTHENPTFIIDDVVHYCVANMPGAVPFTSTQALTNATLPYVVQVANKGWKQACATSEELKKGLNVVNGKVVYKAVAEAFGLEYTDVNTVL, from the coding sequence ATGATTATTGGTGTTCCAAAGGAAATTAAGAATAATGAAAACCGCGTAGGTGCAACGCCTGCAGGTGTAAATGAACTGGTGCGTAACGGCCATACCGTATATGTACAGGCTACTGCCGGCGAAGGCAGTGGTTTTGCTGACGAAGACTATGCAAATGCCGGCGCAACTATACTTCCAACTATAGCGGAGGTATATGCCATTGCTGAAATGATCGTTAAAGTTAAAGAACCGATCGAATCTGAATACAGTCTGATAAAAGACAACCAGTTGCTTTTCACGTACTTCCACTTTGCATCGCATGAGCCACTTACGAAGGCCATGATCGAGCGCAACGCGGTTTGCCTTGCTTACGAAACAGTGGAGCGTCCGGACAGAAGCCTTCCATTGTTAGTACCAATGTCAGAAGTTGCCGGCCGTATGTCTATCCAGGAAGGTGCCAAATACCTGGAGAAACCATTGAAGGGTCGTGGTATATTGTTGGGTGGCGTACCAGGTGTGCGTCCTGCCCAGGTGCTGATACTTGGTGGCGGTGTGGTAGGTACCAACGCCGCTAAAATGGCTGCCGGCATGGGTGCCGACGTTACGATCCTGGATACTAACCTGGCGCGCCTGCGTTACCTGGATGATGTACTTCCTGCAAACGTTACAACACAAATGTCTAACGGTTATGTGATCCGTGAGCTTGTTAAGACTCACGACCTGATCATTGGTGCCGTATTGATACCAGGTGCAAAAGCTCCGAACCTGATTACACGTGACATGCTGAAGACAATGAAGCCTGGTACCGTATTGGTTGACGTTGCTGTTGACCAGGGTGGTTGCATCGAGACATGTAAGCCTACTACACACGAGAATCCGACCTTTATTATTGACGATGTAGTGCATTATTGCGTGGCCAACATGCCGGGTGCAGTTCCTTTCACATCTACACAGGCACTTACAAACGCTACCTTACCGTACGTTGTTCAGGTTGCCAATAAAGGCTGGAAGCAAGCCTGCGCCACTAGCGAAGAGCTGAAAAAAGGCTTGAACGTTGTAAATGGCAAAGTAGTGTACAAAGCTGTAGCCGAAGCGTTCGGCTTAGAATATACTGATGTAAATACAGTGCTATAG
- a CDS encoding MFS transporter, whose amino-acid sequence MQKNNPKITNAWCFYDWANSVYSLVITSTIFPIYYSAVATNPETNATIVNFLGFELESSVLFSYAVSAAFLIIALLSPFLTSIADYSGRKKLFMQLFCYLGSLSCIGLFFFTRDTFTLSVILFVLASIGFSGSIVFYNAYLPEIATEDQFDKLSARGFSMGYIGSVLLLIFNLAMILEPEWFGIAADNKSLPPRIAFLTTGLWWFGFAQYSFYYLPGNVYNRKPKGSWVLNGLKELQKVWKQVQELPMLKRYLLAYFFYNMGVQTVMYVATIFGIEELKLADSALIVTILIIQLVAIAGAYAFAFLSGKFGNIRALIVAVIIWIGICIGAYFIRSEVDFYVLAAIVGSVMGGVQSLSRSTYSKLIPATTIDHASFFSFYDVTEKVSIVLGTLAYGLVAQLTGSMRNSILALIVFFVLGLIFLSMVRWKKAIGAEHGVKANVAI is encoded by the coding sequence ATGCAAAAGAACAACCCTAAAATAACCAATGCCTGGTGCTTCTACGACTGGGCCAATTCAGTCTACTCACTGGTTATTACATCTACTATTTTTCCTATTTACTATAGCGCAGTTGCTACCAACCCGGAAACCAACGCAACTATAGTTAACTTTTTAGGGTTTGAGCTGGAGAGCTCGGTATTGTTTTCTTATGCTGTTTCTGCTGCATTTCTAATTATAGCACTTCTCAGTCCGTTTTTAACTTCCATTGCAGACTATAGTGGACGTAAAAAACTGTTCATGCAGCTGTTCTGTTACCTGGGTTCGCTTTCCTGCATCGGCTTGTTCTTTTTTACCCGTGATACCTTTACCTTGTCGGTTATCCTATTTGTGCTGGCATCGATCGGGTTTAGCGGGAGCATCGTTTTTTACAACGCATATTTGCCCGAGATCGCTACGGAAGACCAGTTCGATAAGCTGAGTGCCCGTGGTTTTTCGATGGGCTATATCGGTAGCGTGCTGCTGCTTATCTTTAACCTGGCCATGATCCTGGAGCCGGAGTGGTTTGGTATAGCTGCTGATAATAAAAGCTTGCCGCCGCGCATCGCTTTCCTAACAACAGGATTGTGGTGGTTCGGATTTGCGCAGTATTCTTTCTATTATTTACCGGGCAATGTATACAACCGCAAGCCAAAAGGCAGCTGGGTGCTGAATGGCTTAAAAGAACTGCAGAAAGTCTGGAAACAGGTGCAGGAATTACCCATGCTGAAGCGCTACCTGCTGGCTTATTTCTTCTACAACATGGGCGTGCAAACGGTTATGTATGTGGCTACCATTTTCGGGATAGAGGAACTGAAATTAGCTGACAGTGCCCTTATTGTTACCATACTTATCATACAACTGGTAGCCATAGCTGGTGCATATGCCTTTGCTTTTCTGTCGGGAAAGTTTGGCAATATCAGGGCGCTGATAGTTGCTGTCATCATCTGGATTGGCATCTGCATCGGGGCATACTTTATACGTAGCGAGGTTGACTTTTATGTGCTGGCGGCTATAGTTGGCTCCGTAATGGGAGGTGTGCAGTCGCTGTCGCGCTCTACTTATTCTAAGCTGATCCCGGCTACAACTATAGACCATGCTTCCTTCTTCAGTTTTTATGATGTAACCGAGAAAGTATCGATCGTTTTAGGGACGCTGGCATACGGTCTGGTGGCGCAGCTAACCGGCTCTATGCGAAACAGCATTCTGGCTCTGATCGTGTTCTTTGTGCTTGGTTTGATCTTCCTGTCGATGGTGCGCTGGAAAAAGGCAATTGGAGCGGAACATGGAGTTAAGGCTAATGTAGCTATTTAA
- a CDS encoding ABC transporter substrate-binding protein — protein MTLSPVNYSDSEGLQVINLLFQSLLGVDLEDDQLKPVLVKDRPLIEQKDSVTLITYELRDEASWSDGSPVTSDDIAFTLKVLKAPLVQNEQVKTQVAFIRDLVQNKDNNRKFTFVCDSFTPEMELLSGDFFIIPAYLFDPENLLKNIPVAAFTDSLSKLENHNNIKAFAAQFNTPAYNNNGKILQGSAGYTLEEWVPGQYIKLRQKKDWWGKNTNASNLTANPEHITLQIIPDNTTALLALKNRQLDVLRDIPAREFDQLKQNKDFQEDFDLFTPDSYKSVYAGINSRLPKFSDKQTRQAIAYLLDVSNYIKITQQQYATPTAGIIPPTLTEFYNSDLKPYTLDPAKAKQLLLAAGWQERNTGWFKKINGKEQQLSIVVTYKAGNNIIESTALIFQQSAAELRIPVQIEAQEGNLFTQNSREHKFEMFFRPLSGNPFAFNFEPILHTSHAAKGGTNYTGFGNTETDALLQTINKATDTRQKATYLKQLQKLMLEEATFIVLYYTKERLAIHKRFQNTKVSGLSPNYDVSAFLIKK, from the coding sequence ATGACGCTCAGCCCTGTTAACTACTCCGATTCGGAGGGATTGCAGGTTATTAATCTTTTGTTTCAGAGCCTGCTAGGTGTTGACTTGGAAGATGACCAACTGAAGCCAGTTTTAGTTAAAGACCGGCCTCTTATTGAGCAAAAAGATTCTGTAACCCTGATTACCTACGAGCTTAGAGACGAAGCCAGCTGGTCGGACGGGTCTCCTGTAACATCAGATGACATTGCCTTTACCTTAAAGGTTTTAAAAGCACCGTTAGTACAAAATGAACAAGTAAAAACGCAGGTCGCCTTTATCCGTGACCTGGTTCAGAACAAAGACAATAACAGGAAATTCACCTTCGTCTGTGATAGCTTCACACCAGAAATGGAATTGTTATCCGGAGACTTTTTTATAATTCCGGCTTATTTATTTGACCCTGAAAATCTTTTAAAAAATATACCTGTAGCCGCATTTACAGACAGCCTTTCCAAGCTTGAAAACCATAATAATATCAAGGCTTTTGCGGCTCAGTTTAATACACCTGCCTACAACAACAACGGTAAAATATTACAAGGTAGCGCAGGATACACACTAGAGGAATGGGTGCCGGGGCAGTATATAAAGCTCCGGCAAAAAAAGGATTGGTGGGGCAAAAACACAAATGCCTCTAACCTGACAGCAAATCCGGAACACATTACACTTCAGATCATACCGGATAACACCACCGCACTGTTAGCACTCAAAAACCGTCAGCTGGATGTGCTGAGAGATATACCTGCCCGGGAGTTTGACCAACTTAAGCAAAACAAAGACTTTCAGGAAGACTTCGACCTCTTCACACCTGATTCTTATAAATCTGTATATGCTGGCATCAACAGCCGTTTACCTAAATTCTCTGACAAGCAAACCCGTCAGGCCATTGCCTACTTACTTGATGTTTCAAACTATATAAAGATAACACAGCAGCAATATGCCACTCCAACAGCAGGCATAATTCCTCCAACGCTTACAGAGTTCTATAATTCTGATTTAAAACCTTATACGCTTGATCCGGCAAAGGCAAAACAATTATTACTTGCGGCGGGCTGGCAGGAACGTAACACAGGTTGGTTTAAAAAGATAAATGGCAAAGAGCAACAACTATCTATAGTTGTAACCTATAAAGCAGGCAATAACATAATCGAATCAACAGCACTTATTTTTCAGCAGAGTGCGGCAGAATTGCGCATACCGGTACAGATAGAAGCGCAGGAAGGCAACCTGTTCACACAAAACTCCAGGGAGCATAAATTCGAGATGTTCTTCCGGCCGCTGAGTGGGAATCCGTTTGCCTTTAACTTTGAGCCGATTCTGCATACATCTCATGCTGCTAAGGGCGGCACCAACTATACTGGTTTCGGAAATACTGAAACTGATGCGCTGCTACAAACTATAAACAAAGCAACAGACACAAGACAGAAAGCTACTTACCTGAAGCAATTACAGAAACTGATGCTGGAAGAGGCTACGTTTATAGTGCTGTACTATACAAAAGAGCGGTTGGCAATACACAAACGTTTCCAGAACACGAAAGTATCGGGCTTATCGCCAAACTATGATGTAAGTGCATTCCTGATTAAAAAATAG